The window AATCAAGGAGTTGGAACCTGAATTTTATGAGAGGGTGGAATCTGCATTGAAACGAGCTCAATTGGACTTTGGTTTGTGAGTTATTTTGCACTTGTGCGTTCAAATTTTGATATACTGGGGCTCAGCTTCTCTTCCACATCCCTGTGCAATCTTTTCATAGCGAAAAGAGTACCCTGTGATCTTGTTTTTGGGTCCATGCTCTATATGATGAAATGCCATGTagtgctttcattttttttgcgAGGAAAGTTCAACTTGATCCCTAAATCTGTTGATGCGACATGCTAGGGAAATAGTCTACTCTTATCACCCTTTCAGTCACACTAGACAATTTTGAACATCTGCTGTAGTTACAAGGAAACTATAGTGATCATGCTTATAGTCTCTCGCCTCTCATATCTTGTCACATTGTCACTATTACTACATTATTGCAAGGTTTAGTTATACAAGCGCCCCAAGCTTGTCTACAAGCGAGGTTTATTTTTAGATGTAGTTATATTATATGATATAATGCTATAAGAATTAGTTGGGACTGAATTGTGTTGATTACATTATATGACATGGATATAGTTAcattttgtgtttgattgtgTTAGTTGAGACTGATTGTGATTGAAGTTATGCGTGGTTTTATAACTGGGAGTTACAGGCTGGAAATAATTACCTTGTACATGTTTCTTGATCGAGTCGCAATTGTTATATGTGACTCACAAGTTGTAGTTGTTTATTGTGACATGCGAGTCGTAGCTCGTGAAATTGTGTGAGATCTATAAATATGTTTTCtgaactattttatttttttctctgcaaggtaaataaatatataaaaaaaaactcaaacaagaGGGGAGGGAGACAATGTATATAAAGTTTACATCTTGTAGTCATTGTAATTAgctgaatgaaaaacaaaaggacagACATTCAATACTCATCAACATTGATGGTCCCTCTAGCTAGGAACCCCTACAACAAAAATGacaaattgaaatattaattcACGTTGTGTCTTGACTTGATTCATGTTCGTCTAACTTCCGGCCTTGATGCCAATCAGATTCGAGTGAGACGTGCAATAATTTTGTGTACAATAAAATTGTTATCAGTGATTGAAGatttatagatataaaaacacGATGGATGCGAAAACTGTGATTCTGAcaggttaaaataaaataaacactgCAATTATTTAAGTGAGCGAGAAAAGATTTGAATGAAAAGCTCTCGCATTTTCCATGCACAAAATTTATCTTTTGgtttaccaataaaaaattaaaaaattgttatgatTGATCGGAGATACCGTCACTCAaccgggaaaaaaaaaccccgaaGAAACGAAAAGAACGAGGCTAGAGAAGACTGCAGAAAATCAAACAGCAGAGCAGTAAAAGAGACAGCTTTAGTAAAAGATGGGAAAAACTTAAGAAGGATATTTCAGCCAACCATTCTGCTCGAATGGAAACAAGCTTTATAGCAGCAACTTCCTTTGACAGGCgcctgaaaatataaaaaaaacagaacctaAATGAAGTCCCCTAAATTTACTACAAGAGCTCCCTGCACTAGAGGAACATCAATCCGTTGATTTTGATGACTAACCTGGAGGTCACCCATGTTTTCCTGCAtgcttaataaaatatattcaataaaaacctaaaatttatATACTTTAAGCATATAAAAACATAACTAATGATAAATATACTTTCAtcataaagataataataaaattctagcaataaagaaaatatcaaaaattatttaaattaaaacaaaacaaagtatTTACTTGTTAAAgcattctaaaataataaaacttttattgttgtaaatgataaattttttatttttaagattttattgctCATCACTTGTGCAACTAAGATATTTGTAATATATCTCTCAAAACTCCAACACCATCATCTTAATTTAAATACTTTTCTAAATAAAGtacaatttgaataaaaaaaatatataactcaAATATCTCTCAACAAGATAAACATAAGTTCTAGATTTAAGAGAAAaactaaaacttaaaataaaaaaaaatactaaaatatgaGGTAAAGAAAAGCtgaaaaatccaaatttaaaactcttcctttactgttttttatattaaattttaaaagttaaatattgataaattaataaaaaataattctcctCGTTATCAACCTTTGAATGAACattataaatcaagaattaaatataaaaaactcaagttttttaggtagaaaaatcaaggattcttttaaagattaattttttatttacttataatttatttaaataatgttaattaaataaattttcaataatctCATGATTAATTAAGACAAGAAGAGAAAAGTTGAGAGAAAGTTAGCTATTGGACAATTCCATGTTACAATTTTGTTTCGTAAATTAGCTAGACTAAGAATCAAGAAAGAACTCGCAAAAAAAAAGGGCCAAAAACTAGAACCCTAGTCTCATTGTtatatatctaaataaaattattctcaaCATCTCCCTCGTAAAAGAGGtttgtaataaattaaaaatgatccaTCTCTGAACTCAATTTGAAAGgcaaaaagattgaaaaattaaaagctataaaataggaaattaaataggaaaaaataaaacaaaaaattacgtCTGGCACATGATCCATTACAATATTTGAGAATGAGATTTATCAAATCTTTCATGACGTCTTCCATATTACAATATTTTTCGGTTGGATAATTGGATTATATATGACCACCTCACatcttcattattatttttttcaaaattactttttacaAAAATTTTGGCTTGATTTTTGACCACCTAAAGCTCTGTTTAATTGGATTCATCATCATATACTACTCACCATCCAGTTCTGTtaccaaaaccaagaaaaagaaaaaagcactGCCATCCACTATTTTGCAAAATTGGAAGTCATGATACCCAATGCTGCGAGTTCCATTCCTGAAGAAGTGAAGGAATTTGATGCAACAAAAGCTGGTGTTAAGGGACTAGTGGACTCTGGTGTGACCAAGATTCCCAGGTTCTTTGTGCACCCACCAGAGGATGTCCAGAAGTTATCGTCCGAGATCAATGGCATCACCCTTCAGCTTCCGATCATAGACCTGGAAGGGTTCGAAAGTTTTCGGCGACTAGAGGTGGTCGATGAGGTCCGCAAAGCATCAGAAGAATGGGGTTTCTTTCAAATCGTTAACCATGGAATTCCAGTTACGGTCATCGATGGGATGCTAGCAGGTGCGAAACGATTCCATGAACAACCTCAGGAGGTGAAGAAGGAGCTGTACTCACGCGACAAGAAAAAACCAGTGAGGTTCTACTATGGAGCATCGTCTCTGACTATAAAACCATCAGTTTGGAAGGATTCAGCGATGTTTTATTTTAAGGATGGCAAACTAGACCCTGAACTCATTCCTGACATTTTAAGGTAATATGAATTTGTAATATAAGATCCAAAACTCTCTCTTAAATCTCATTTCGTTGGAGATTTCACTAccagatttaatttaatttgtctcTCAGTGAAGAGATAAGTGCATACAACACTCACATAAAAAGAATCAGCAAGATACTTTCTGAACTCTTATCAGAGGCTCTCGGGCTCCGTCCTGACTACCTTTTGAGCATAGAATGCATGGAAAGTGAAGTTATAATCTGCAACTATTACCCACCTTGTCCAGAACCAGGCTTGACAATGGGTGCCAGCAATCATACAGACCCGTCTTTCCTGACCCTACTTCAGCAAGACAACATGGGTGGCCTCCAGGTTCTTCATCAGAATCAATGGGTTGATGTCACCCCTATGCAGGGCGCACTTATAGTAATTATAGGAGACCtcatgcaggtaaaaaaaatgttgagatctTGATGAAAACTATGCCCGATAAAATCATCAAAGGATATTTTAGGCTTTACGCGTCTGACAATGTACTGGGTTGTTCTAGAAAGGCTGTAACCTAGTTCATTTGTGTTTTAAAGGATGCTCGCTCCGATGTTCAAGTCAGGAACGAGAAGGgtgaataataaaagaaaatacaacgTGAGTAGTAGCTAGGGCCTCGAAAAAATGTTTTAGTATAAACTATAATGGTCATCGTCTTTCTCCCATGAGTGCGTGATAGGGGTATTATTTACCCCATGTACAGCAGATCACATGACTTAACTGGCAAGTAGCTTACAATCGCTCAGAGTAGGACGACGATGGTAGTCAGCTACTAAACTGTTGTTTGCCTCTTGTTCTGACCAATACAAAATGATGAATACTGTATGTGCAAGGACGTGTTCAATGGTTTATTCTAAGAGAATATTCTCTTCATCCACGCAGAAGACAATTATGGGATAGTTTTTGTATTATCAACGTCAAGAATTGTCTGTTAATCAATGAATCACCTGTGATATTTTGAGGTTTTGTAACCTTTTCTGCAAGATTATCAACGACGACCTTGAAGATTTGAGGGAACATTATCAACTTGCATGAGTTGATGATTCAAGTCTTTTCCTACAAAAGTTGGAGGAGCCTCTTTAAGATTCTGAATTAGCCCATAAAAGCTTACTTTTACGCTCCATAAATAAGTTTTGAtctgtcattttctttttctgcagGTTTTCCATTTATAACCATTTTACAGCGTGATATTAATTGATGACCTGATTTTGCTCTTCATTTGCAGCTCATCACCAATGACAAGCTCAGAAGTGCTCGGCATAGAGTTTTTTCTGGAGAAGTCGGACCCCGGATATCAATTACATGCTTTCTCTATCCGAGTTCAGCAAAAAACCTGAAGCAATATGGGATAATAAAGGAACTTCAACATGGCAACCCAGCCATATACAGGGAAACTGATACTGCTGAACTTAGGGAGGAGATCCGCGTATCAGGACCAAGTCCCTCAACCCTTTCTCGCTTTAAAGAGTGAAATGAGGCGATGCTTTTGCCTGACAATTTCCACTGCAGGAActtgttgaattttcttttctgatgAATGTTGAAATTTAAGACAGCTTGTAACAGTATAACATTATCCTCACCTTGTTGACATTGTTCGTTGAATTTGGATGTGAATGATCAATTTTCAACCTTATATGTTACTTCGCGTTGGTATTTTCATCCATTCTTGGATTACTTCCCCAGAATTCTCCTCTCTCTTATACTTTTTATTGTTCTTGGCTTGATGATACATATGAGAAAACTACgtagatttttaatataatttaattacatatctccataaatatttttataaatatcctaaaatatcttaaatatttcttaagatttttatcttaagaaaatgtatataaataaagttttattaatctaaataaaacaTTTGTCGGATCTCATCTCTttagattttatctttataaataatatatgttaaaaaaacacaaatctgATACAAGatttaaacaaaacttaaaaaacatttaagcatagataatatttacttttttcatCACCCAaacaaacattattttgatttaaggtTTTCTTACACGTGTTGTCAGGCGTGTTGTCAGGCCCACCAAGTACTCCGGATCTAACTTTATTAATTCATGAAAAGCAATCACAAtctttcaattgaaaatttttcCAGTTTAGTAGCTTCAAGAACCATCACAAGTTGATAAGAATCATTTACTTGATAGAAACTATATTCTTTCTCTCCTCTGCAATAACCATCAAGTTTTGCCAAGCATTTTTCTCAACTGTCAACAGACTATTGCTTAAAAATTGTGTTCAAGATGCCATGAGTACTCGCAAGTCACAAGCCTAAACTTAGGTGTGCTGAATATTAATTTACTGACCCATGTCAAAAGAACTGTTTCGAAAAAGTAAGAAGAAAATCTGAATATACTTGTTTAGCATAGTTAGATTCATCATCGTGAGGAATGGGATTTGCAGCTCTAGCATTAAGGACTTCCATGCCGGCAACAATGGTTAGTGATTAGGGATAAGGGCTTGTGTTTAATCAAATAGAGCAGACAAGGGAGTTTGTTCAagtataataaagaaaagaaaatagatgttaattaaaataagagaTAGATAGGATACCTTAAGcttctaataaaatatatttcacacaTAACTCTCGGATCTATCTAAAAATACTTCATTGAATTTACATTGAAGTCTTAAAAGTATCTTTGTAAACAAGATTAAATTATTAGTAGTATTTGGTTATTGTCTTAGAATTGAGATAGTCTAAACAAACATTATTTTAGTTATATCCTTTTTGTACCTCATATTTTAGAAGTATAAAATTCACTTCAAAATCATCTCAgcgacaaatttatttttatatctttgtctttttaactaaacacatttttatctctattgtttttatctcttttatcacgagataataactaaaaattatCTAGAGATTAGAGTTGTCACCAACAACGAAATACCATAACCcaattattattagaaaataaggCGTTTTGATGTTGAATGGACCCACCCAAGTACATGCCTTTGTGGTCTAAGCCAAAACAAATGATATGCCCATATACCAAAGGAGGATAGTTAAGTAAATAGAATCTATACCTTGTATAGCtttgacatttaatttttttattcataaatctttcctttattataatatattagcTATAGGCTAATTATATATGGTAGTTTTGATGTTCTAAAGTCTAGAAATGAGCTTGTACATATTTTATACTCTTGTACTCTTtcgatataataataattctccATCAAGAGAAAGAAAGTTTCTTCAAAAACTCTCTAagtttaacatggtatcagagccacaATCTAATTCATCTTATGTCTCTTGCAGATAAGCCTACTTTAGTTCTTTGTTCTTAGTTATTCTCTATCATTATCTTCCTCGACATCATGTCATCAAACAAATCAGGTGTTTTCTTGGTTTGTTTCAATAGTAATAACCATTTAGCCTGGGAATTCCAATTCAAGGTGTTTATCAAAAGCAAAGATCTATAAAGACATATTAATGGCAGTAGCCCTCCTTTCAACAAAGATAAAGACAAGGATTTGTACGCCAAGTGGGAAGTCAAGGATTCCTAGGTCATGGTGTGGATTCTCAGATCTATGAAacataaaatcattttgaaactTCAACCCTCCTAAGATTAATGCTGAAACATTGATTTACTTGAAGAAAATGTATAGTCAGCACAACATTACTCATCAATTTTAGCTTGAACTTGAATGGGCGGATTTCAAACAGGACAATCtcttgtctttgatttttaCTATAGCCTTATGAATCTTTGGActttatatactaatattatGTATGCTACCTTACCTCCCGAAAGTCTTAGTTCTATTTAATTTGTCTATGAAATTACCAAGAAAGGTTAGTTCTTTATGAAACTAAGATTTAAACTTAAAGAGATCCTTTCTAATCTTATGAACCAAGAGCATGTTCCCTCCCTGAATTCATgcctttatgatttgttttatgagGAGCAGTGCCTCCTCACTTAAACCACTATAGAGCAACATAACTCcatcttttctcttatttccaTAACTTATGCAACACAAGGCAAGCTAAAAGACTAGAACATGAGTATTGTCTAGTGTTTTTATTGCAAAGGATTTGGTCATTTCGCTATGAACTTTCCTAAATAATCATGCAACTACGATAAAAAAAGGATAGTTATATTATTAAGGAATATCTTATCTAGCCCCTTAAAAAATCTATAACAATATATACAACCTTAGTTGGCTTTTATAGTGCTAGTGGATTTATGGATACAACACTCATAACATAAAATGCTCTTAGTCTTGTTCAACTCGTGACCTCTAAAATGATCTAACAAATGATCGTGTTTGCATTCTCTATTTTAGGACTCTCAggtaaaaaattatctatatcTCCTCAGTGGTATTTTGATTTTACGGTTTCCAATCATATGACAAACAATGATAAATCTCTTAGTGTGCATAAATATTCTTGAAATCTCAAGATTCATACAATCGGTAGTTGCTCCTTACATATCACAATAACTAgtgattatctttttttaaccgATGTATTTGTCTTTTCTAGCCCTATGACTAGTCTTGTTTCTATTGGTCAGTTGGTTGACAATGATTCTAAAGTGAAATTCTCTAAATTTGATTGTATTGTGCATGATCAACAAACCAAGAAGATGATCGTGGGGGGGTTTAAAGTGGGACACCTTTTCCTCTCCATTTATCCTTGTCTCCacgtttctcattattttctatCACTTGTAACTTTGTTTATATTGATTGCTTAACATGACATAAATATCTTAGACATCCAAACTTTAATGTACTTCATGATTTGCTAAAATCTAGTTTACTTGAGAATACATATAAAACTCATAAAACTCACGACTCAGTCTGTCTTCTAGGATATTTTGTACACCATAAaaggttttcttttctataattcAGATATATGTCTTTTTTGGATTTCTATAAATGTTATCTTTCTAGAAAACCATTTATTTTTGCAAACTCATCTTGATCTTATTTCCCCTTTATTCTATATTCTGCCATTCTTTACTAACCATTTTATAGATCTGATAACTTTTAAGTCTCTTCTATTATACCAGCGATAATCTTGCTCCCCATCAACTTAAATTCCTATAACTCTTGAGCCCTCTTCAGATCACCCCTTAACTACTGATTTTGTTCTAGCAATTACACCTGTTCCTTTCAAACATAGTACTTGGGTTTGTAGATCCTTAAATACATTTGGTTTTGAAACTCTTTTATCCTTAACAACCACTTTGTCTTCTATTCCTATTATCTCAAGTTATAAACAAACAATGATGTATACGTGTAGGTAGAAAGCTATTGGAATAGAACTTCTAGCACTATAAGAAAATCACATTTGGGATGTTGTTATGTGCCCTTTATCTACCAAACAAATTGAGAGTAAGTCGGTGTTTTCTATCAAGCTTTGTTTTGATGGATTCGTAGATCATTACAAGGCTCAGTTAGTGGTTATTGGCAGTAAATAAAAGTATGGCCTAGACTACAATAAGATATTTGTACCAATTGCCAAGATGACTATTGTATGTACAATCATATCCATTGCCAACTCTCAATCCTAGCCTTTACATTAAATGAATGTTAATAATGCATTTCTACACGGTGATCTTAAAGAGAAAGTTTACATGAACCCTTTTAGTATGCCTATTTCCTCACCTACTAATGtttgtaaattaaattattttttgtatggtttgaaacaaacaccaaaaacatgGTTTGAAAATTTTTGCAACACTCTTATTGGGTTTTCATTCACTTATAGTTATTAtgactcttttatttttctatagaGAACATCTAATGGTATAGTAATGCTCATTATTCATGTAGATGACAATGTCACTAGTTCTAATATGGTAGTTATCTCTAAGATTCAAAAATTGACGCATTCTACTTTCACTCATGACACTATCAGGAATGCCATGATTTACAATTTAGAAGAACCCACATTCTTCTGATGCTTTGCGGATCTCATTTATTACCTTAGTTCTCTGACCTTCAAAATCTATCATTAAAACCTGAAGGCTGATATTGTTAGTTTTAGTTAATGACTTCTCCACATTCTCTCTTGAGTCGACAAAAAACCTTGGTATCCTAGTCATACCAAAGTCAACTAGTCTCTTAACACCAGCTTTTGTTTCCTCAAATTCCTTCACTTTCTAAGCTCTATCATAGCTGGATGTATAGTCTTCAAGAATGTAATTTATAGCATTGGAATTCAGAACTTCCATGTTTGCAATAATGGTTGGTGATTAGAGAGATAACTTGCTTTTAATGAAGTAGAGCAATGCTATCCAACCataataatgagaaaaaaagatgcTCATATGAATGGTTCAATGACAGGTAAGATGGCTTTAGGCTCCAAGCCAAAACGAATTTAGAATGGAAATATGACATGAAAACAACACTTAATGACCTTTCTTTTGATACAGTCGAGTTACCTAAATTATGTGATGAGGTGATCTAAAcaagtaattttatattattagtgaCATCCTATTAGTTATTCTCGAGATTcactttaaataaatataaaaatacatatagaaaagaaaagtgttAGATGAAGATATTTTCATCACTTTTCATAAGTCATTTATGTCTGTATCCTTCTTTAAAGTTAATCCCATTATATAACTAATGAAGAATACCACTAATTACTCGTGTGTATCATAAAATTTTTGGATCTAAACTCATTGAtgatataccaaaaaaaaaactcaagtaagTTTGATGACTAATCTTATTAATACAATCAAATTAGTCTTGTAAATTCAATTACAATCAATTGAATATAATTCGATAAAAATGCCAATTAAGTAATTTCTTTCACTATTTGAATTATTatgatcaaattttttttccattccttTCAATATCATCACTCAAGTCCacttctctcattttttttaccaagtagtattcttttttttttgacaaattatACTTCATCAGCTAAAATCAAAATACTAGagattaattaatatcaatgataataaaaaagcttttttttaatgaattgataaaaaaaaattgttacatGAGAAACTATTATATACTTTCAAAGCGATACTCTTACAttagtataaaatattatatacaaataattatcaatgagaatactatttttatcaaagttattaaattcaatttagtttAGAATTCAAGTCATGAattgaattatttaataaagataatttgtatcaatttaaaatattattattttaatatatttttaattgaaatgatatatttttagtttttattttaaaaatataaaaaggggtTATAGCGGGTTATGGGT of the Populus nigra chromosome 7, ddPopNigr1.1, whole genome shotgun sequence genome contains:
- the LOC133700109 gene encoding 1-aminocyclopropane-1-carboxylate oxidase homolog 9-like, which translates into the protein MIPNAASSIPEEVKEFDATKAGVKGLVDSGVTKIPRFFVHPPEDVQKLSSEINGITLQLPIIDLEGFESFRRLEVVDEVRKASEEWGFFQIVNHGIPVTVIDGMLAGAKRFHEQPQEVKKELYSRDKKKPVRFYYGASSLTIKPSVWKDSAMFYFKDGKLDPELIPDILSEEISAYNTHIKRISKILSELLSEALGLRPDYLLSIECMESEVIICNYYPPCPEPGLTMGASNHTDPSFLTLLQQDNMGGLQVLHQNQWVDVTPMQGALIVIIGDLMQLITNDKLRSARHRVFSGEVGPRISITCFLYPSSAKNLKQYGIIKELQHGNPAIYRETDTAELREEIRVSGPSPSTLSRFKE